A DNA window from Ficedula albicollis isolate OC2 chromosome 1, FicAlb1.5, whole genome shotgun sequence contains the following coding sequences:
- the ANGPTL5 gene encoding angiopoietin-related protein 5 isoform X2: protein MNQYFRVTSFICLNIFLFGLGETAINNGESCPPKDTRNVGAVEEPLQAEEKNKSSDISNQKEQCLVPCDAQAKILRGDKHYMCRNLQNSLAEYARSTKKLVRDMMDDQQSSLDYLSNQVNELMNKLVLLNTVILRKQLDPLPYKAVQSHGLDCTHIKDTVGSVSKTPSGLYIIHPEGSNYPFEVLCDMDFRGGGWTVVQKRTDGIVQFQRTWSEYLDGFGDLNEFWLGLRKIFYIVNQKATHFSLYVDLESEKDKHAYASYDGFWIEDETCSFKIHLGHYSGNAGDAFRGYRREDNQNSMPFSTFDVDNDGCRPMCTIKGQPVKSCSNFSENTGWWFSKCGLANLNGVHRYTGRFLATGIHWDTWTMNKKPVKIKSVSMKIRRTNYPYFH from the exons ATGAACCAGTACTTTAGGGTAACTTCATTTATttgtcttaatatttttttgtttggtttaggaGAGACTGCCATAAATAATGGTGAATCTTGTCCACCTAAG GACACAAGGAATGTTGGAGCTGTGGAGGAACCACtccaggcagaagagaaaaataaatcttcagaTATTTCAAATCAAAAAGAGCAATGCCTTGTACCATGTGATGCTCAAGCTAAAATTTTACGAGGGGACAAACATTACATGTGCA GAAATTTGCAGAACTCTCTTGCTGAATATGCCAGAAGTACAAAAAAACTGGTAAGGGACATGATGGATGATCAACAGTCTTCACTGGATTACCTTTCTAATCAG GTAAATGAACTCATGAACAAACTTGTTCTTTTGAACACAGTAATTTTGAGAAAACAACTGGATCCACTTCCTTATAAAGCAGTTCAATCTCATG GTTTGGACTGCACTCATATTAAAGATACTGTTGGTTCAGTTTCAAAAACTCCAAGTGGTCTGTACATTATCCATCCAGAAGGATCAAATTATCCTTTTGAG GTTTTGTGTGACATGGATTTTCGAGGAGGTGGATGGACTGTGGTTCAGAAAAGAACTGATGGAATCGTTCAGTTCCAGAGAACATGGTCTGAATATCTGGATGGATTTGGTGACCTTAATg AATTTTGGCTTGGACTGAGGAAGATTTTTTACATAGTAAATCAAAAAGCCACTCATTTCAGTCTTTATGTGGATTTGGAGTCAGAAAAAGACAAGCATGCCTATGCATCATATGATGGATTTTGGATAGAGGATGAAACATGTTCTTTTAAGATCCATTTGGGGCACTATTCAGGAAATGCTG GTGATGCATTTAGAGGATATAGAAGAGAAGATAACCAAAATTCCATGCCTTTCAGCACTTTTGATGTTGATAATGATGGATGCAGGCCAATGTGCACTATTAAAGGACAGCCAGTAAAGAGCTGCAGTAACTTCAGTGAGAACACTGGATGGTGGTTCAGCAAGTGTGGCCTTGCAAATCTTAATGGTGTTCATCGCTACACAGGCAGATTCCTTGCAACTGGGATTCACTGGGATACATGGACAATGAACAAAAAACCAGTCAAAATTAAATCCGTTTCAATGAAAATCCGGAGAACCAACTATCCCTATTTCCATTAA
- the ANGPTL5 gene encoding angiopoietin-related protein 5 isoform X1, whose translation MNQYFRVTSFICLNIFLFGLGETAINNGESCPPKDTRNVGAVEEPLQAEEKNKSSDISNQKEQCLVPCDAQAKILRGDKHYMCRNLQNSLAEYARSTKKLVRDMMDDQQSSLDYLSNQVNELMNKLVLLNTVILRKQLDPLPYKAVQSHGLDCTHIKDTVGSVSKTPSGLYIIHPEGSNYPFEVLCDMDFRGGGWTVVQKRTDGIVQFQRTWSEYLDGFGDLNGEFWLGLRKIFYIVNQKATHFSLYVDLESEKDKHAYASYDGFWIEDETCSFKIHLGHYSGNAGDAFRGYRREDNQNSMPFSTFDVDNDGCRPMCTIKGQPVKSCSNFSENTGWWFSKCGLANLNGVHRYTGRFLATGIHWDTWTMNKKPVKIKSVSMKIRRTNYPYFH comes from the exons ATGAACCAGTACTTTAGGGTAACTTCATTTATttgtcttaatatttttttgtttggtttaggaGAGACTGCCATAAATAATGGTGAATCTTGTCCACCTAAG GACACAAGGAATGTTGGAGCTGTGGAGGAACCACtccaggcagaagagaaaaataaatcttcagaTATTTCAAATCAAAAAGAGCAATGCCTTGTACCATGTGATGCTCAAGCTAAAATTTTACGAGGGGACAAACATTACATGTGCA GAAATTTGCAGAACTCTCTTGCTGAATATGCCAGAAGTACAAAAAAACTGGTAAGGGACATGATGGATGATCAACAGTCTTCACTGGATTACCTTTCTAATCAG GTAAATGAACTCATGAACAAACTTGTTCTTTTGAACACAGTAATTTTGAGAAAACAACTGGATCCACTTCCTTATAAAGCAGTTCAATCTCATG GTTTGGACTGCACTCATATTAAAGATACTGTTGGTTCAGTTTCAAAAACTCCAAGTGGTCTGTACATTATCCATCCAGAAGGATCAAATTATCCTTTTGAG GTTTTGTGTGACATGGATTTTCGAGGAGGTGGATGGACTGTGGTTCAGAAAAGAACTGATGGAATCGTTCAGTTCCAGAGAACATGGTCTGAATATCTGGATGGATTTGGTGACCTTAATg GAGAATTTTGGCTTGGACTGAGGAAGATTTTTTACATAGTAAATCAAAAAGCCACTCATTTCAGTCTTTATGTGGATTTGGAGTCAGAAAAAGACAAGCATGCCTATGCATCATATGATGGATTTTGGATAGAGGATGAAACATGTTCTTTTAAGATCCATTTGGGGCACTATTCAGGAAATGCTG GTGATGCATTTAGAGGATATAGAAGAGAAGATAACCAAAATTCCATGCCTTTCAGCACTTTTGATGTTGATAATGATGGATGCAGGCCAATGTGCACTATTAAAGGACAGCCAGTAAAGAGCTGCAGTAACTTCAGTGAGAACACTGGATGGTGGTTCAGCAAGTGTGGCCTTGCAAATCTTAATGGTGTTCATCGCTACACAGGCAGATTCCTTGCAACTGGGATTCACTGGGATACATGGACAATGAACAAAAAACCAGTCAAAATTAAATCCGTTTCAATGAAAATCCGGAGAACCAACTATCCCTATTTCCATTAA